CTGACCCCGGAGCGACAGCGCAGCTGGGGCTTGAGAAAGACCCTGATGCCGAGGTTGCGGGCAAGGCGGATGATATGGCTGATTTCACGGTCAGACGGTGAGCTGTCCGGCAGCCAGAAGATCTCGCTTTTGCCGGTGTCGGTCATCCACCAGACCGGCTGAATCACCACCCAGTTGATTCCGGTGCTGAACCTCATCTGCACCAGGGCAGTTTCGGCAGCAGGGGAGTCGTAGGAATACCGGGCAGAGGTCCGGATCAGCGTCATTCCCTTGATCAGTTCATCCGGACCGGGCTGAGCAGAAAATCCGCTGCTGGGGAAGCAGAAAATGGCAACTATTCCGAAGAAGAGAAACCGGCGCATCGCTGTATGATAGGCGGAATCCGGACCGGGTCAAACACTGATACCCGCTCTGTTTCTTGACTCGGGCGCCGGTATCGGTAAATTGATGGGTATGGAACGGACACTGGCACGGGAGCTGCCAAATCATATCGGTGAGCAGGTCCGGCTTCTGGGCTGGGTGCATCACATCCGCCAGCTGGGCAAAATCTCATTTGTGCTTTTGCGCGACCGCACTGGAGTGACGCAGGCGGTTACCGGTGAGCCGGAGCGGTTCGGTCTGGACCGGATTGAGCGGGAGTCAATTGTTGAGCTCGTGGGCCGGGTGAAGCCCGAGCCGCAGGCGCGGCAGGGGTGTGAGCTGGAGCTGGAGTCAATCCGGGTGCTGGTCGCACCGGTGGCACCACTGCCGTTTGAGGTCAGCCGGTCAAAGAAGAAGCTGAATCTGAAGCTGGATATGATTTTAGATCACCGGGCGTTTGCCCTGCGCAATCCCGAGATCGGTGCGGTCTTCCGGGTTCAGGCGGAGATCGTGCGGACCTTTCAGGAGTTTCTGCGCCGGGAGGGGTTTCTGGAGGTGCACACCTCCAAGATCATCGCTGCCGGGACCGAGGGCGGAACCGCACTGTTTCCGATCCAGTATTTTGAGCAGAAGGCTTATCTTGCCCAGAGTCCGCAGTTCTACAAGCAGATGCTGGTCGGTGCGGGTTATGAGCGGGTTTTTGAGGTCGGTTTTGTCTACCGGGCTGAGGACCACGCCACCTCCCGGCACATCAATGAGTATCTGTCCCTGGATTACGAGATGGGGTTCATTGACTCATTTCTGGATGTGACCCGGCTTGAGGAGCGGTTCTTGAAGGAGCTGTTAAAAAATCTGGCAGAAAACTGCGCGGAGGAGCTGAAGCTGCTTGAAGCCCGGCTGCCCGAGATCAGCTCCATCCCCTATCTCCATTTCCGGGATGCGCTGGAGGTCTTAAAGCGGGATTAC
This is a stretch of genomic DNA from candidate division WOR-3 bacterium. It encodes these proteins:
- the aspS gene encoding aspartate--tRNA(Asn) ligase — protein: MERTLARELPNHIGEQVRLLGWVHHIRQLGKISFVLLRDRTGVTQAVTGEPERFGLDRIERESIVELVGRVKPEPQARQGCELELESIRVLVAPVAPLPFEVSRSKKKLNLKLDMILDHRAFALRNPEIGAVFRVQAEIVRTFQEFLRREGFLEVHTSKIIAAGTEGGTALFPIQYFEQKAYLAQSPQFYKQMLVGAGYERVFEVGFVYRAEDHATSRHINEYLSLDYEMGFIDSFLDVTRLEERFLKELLKNLAENCAEELKLLEARLPEISSIPYLHFRDALEVLKRDYNRDVSNMHDLDPEAERQLCDYAQKVHNSEFIFITHYPRRTRPFYTLWDPDDPEYTFGFDLLFRGLEVTTGSQRIHDYHMLVENIRRFGMNPESFEFYLEIFKYAVPPHGGLAIGAERLTQQFLGLANVREASLFPRDRFRLTP